From Drosophila yakuba strain Tai18E2 chromosome 2L, Prin_Dyak_Tai18E2_2.1, whole genome shotgun sequence, one genomic window encodes:
- the LOC6527798 gene encoding pneumococcal serine-rich repeat protein isoform X2 — MEVATTNNHSQSHHHHNHHHHLQPTAAVGGAGGSRSPFQREVREWQRIDPNTGALFSGRLEADRWINGPLNSYGKISDSQNISQPNGTQHTQRKQLEVLKARTANGAMQVIRTQTVQKSSSSWSSSTSTTTTSTTHHHHNHRTSQSNGHDPPPKSTILLSPISSQGVDICELSDDCSLSGSDAGIVHTPSASTSAATSASASASASALSQELIDDHVDFVVINGEASDKEDAADEPLHKGCHNLLPDTAPSLKLSNLMKSSSSISSQSSNNSNLTTAAQAASNTHRSAGKISLHAIVGPESSSSSSSPASSAVWAKQADLYGQLPSGVGGSGGAGGAGGADVAVAPPTQRRDLESFRHYNDDDGDDDDLRLTARHQRRQQVSQSVYAPPLPSIGSTLLQRSRSISTDDLSNDWEREDPAEQPVGEWRRVSKLRRSFQSQDHYKTPASSVRPRPLDLPSNSVSVARLRAELENGRRLHTAMRNNHVDLAALDNILNTPSTKSTVAKRNTFLTAESLQEIRGKLKKLSDESLYKEDFLAYHQKKPVVVREISVEKIDPTPPTQSTLSAFRPVHNTHSLESRQRQKDTSSSEWHLRRKSYGFEKMSPPEDKSIFRVDASTDSGLGRSGEQLGNWSPTERERERNEKNAAAAQQQNGVGTIVHFGRSGKPHIPSSSPTEGELSKRHSIAVEETWRDVRKTSQVHVNGGTAVASTSSSHTTTTSSHLGKGSAQKRVEFCKTEVHFAAESGRVNIVETDGKPPPTQNFRRRRRSNTTTTTTTSGPLQSLVKSASVVGGGGSSSTSSSSTPSSEVTHFGDDSQRRKTIATSTVAYRATLMDPPEVVSQPISNSSSSSQVTVTTVAKPVHEPRYSLMESTSRNSYTSTSGVDTTDNETDELSNIRGILKNKPVKPKPYHLGENIESADVLWSVPAMKADRESPSARDSGITSDSPISPKSVAERIRIVEQRQQQQQSSPAGNGYSTKINVSLGSEDWAAESGTAMHHHASSKYRQLRRPSAQELLLEDLRQHQRILDEGLKSTSLIMRTMRSASEFDEAMRRLSIASIESALVQPTIVVPTPMLRSHSYQEEGSYSSSRRPSTISTTSITSSDLFGSALYDSLPRTPLAPPRLKLLGNTQIPVSQQLTQLRRLYDAAEQDQEDSADEEVKRYFRDSNSDSGGGTQASSSPDQQPTETFRGSEYSSSWSRLKAKRTIWKIEAQDQMLKRADLPKSNVMNIALHAPQIEKPKATPPTLRIGQLIPVAKPRTLFIQPQIQAQTIMDNADESGSESLKIVKEARGARKLREHELSYFGVQQKQQQQTKLSTTTTTNPRRTLPSRSKVSHNDELKANTTTTTKWQLLNDRPDLLRHSSPQHNDNDYNHDDDDDLDEDEEHCYENIATELTTTFRVKSPVHSPERSRSPGSYERKADLQRDAQILSEMTRNADQTLKALSDEAAIKDQRRRSCSLQRRSAKPLETIDEKVKVYPQSMGVARGTFASEARRNSRQSTPSPTRARSSSQSSIECCPRDRSRSSSRESMTHGGGSSDDQVATKQRAERLRLRTPKREKSRHEPIEVRVHRTSSKPRSSSSATGAGSSSLESKRSSHHSRHSREVDQSAESKTSSSSRLIRSSRVADESRSRPSSHRDREKERDRERSRGSEKHRDELTRSRGHSSRSRHSEHPSSGTRESSRPSKTRSSRSSHDSATIHKKSTTSTTASSKASKTTAHKPSASASASTTTAPPTHHHELTHGKSTLNGHQHHQHHQHQHSSSGKHQGSGHGHREQQPHHVHSLTTSTMASGRHPRDRHGKDRK; from the exons ATGGAAGTGGCCACAACAAACAATCACAGTCAGAGCCATCATCATCacaatcatcatcatcatctgcaGCCGACGGCGGCTGTCGGAGGAGCGGGGGGCTCCCGGTCCCCCTTCCAGAGGGAGGTGCGTGAATGGCAACGCATCGATCCCAATACCGGAGCCCTTTTCAGCGGACGCTTGGAGGCAGACCGCTGGATAAACGGACCGCTGAACAGCTACGGCAAG ATATCCGACTCCCAAAACATCTCACAGCCGAATGGCACACAGCACACGCAGCGCAAACAGTTGGAGGTGCTGAAGGCCCGCACCGCCAACGGCGCCATGCAGGTGATCCGCACCCAGACGGTGCAAAAGAGCTCGTCCTCGTGGTCCTCCTCCacatccaccaccaccacatccaccacccaccaccaccacaaccaccgcACGAGTCAGAGTAATGGCCACGATCCACCTCCAAAGTCCACTATCCTCCTATCCCCCATCAGCAGCCAGGGTGTTGACATCTGCGAGCTTAGCGACGATTGCAGTCTCAGTGGCAGCGATGCTGGCATTGTTCATACtccatccgcatccacatccgcgGCCACATCCGCCTCTGCCTCCGCGTCCGCATCCGCACTCAGCCAGGAGCTAATCGACGATCATGTTGATTTTGTTGTGATTAATGGCGAGGCGAGCGATAAAGAGGACGCTGCCGACGAGCCTTTGCACAAAGGCTGCCACAATTTGTTACCCGATACGGCTCCCAGTCTGAAATTAAGCAATCTAATG AAAAGCAGCTCGAGCATTTCCAGccagagcagcaacaattCGAACCTAACAACTGCAGCGCAAGCGGCGAGCAACACCCACAGAAGTGCGGGCAAAATAAGCCTACATGCAATTGTGGGACCagaatcatcatcatcatcatcatcgccagcATCGTCAGCGGTTTGGGCCAAGCAGGCTGACTTATATGGCCAGCTACCAAGTGGCGTGGGCGGTTCTGGCggagctggtggtgctggtggtgctgacGTAGCTGTTGCCCCGCCAACGCAGCGTCGTGATTTGGAAAGTTTCCGGCATTATAACGATGACGacggcgacgacgacgatcTGCG ACTCACCGCTCGCCATCAGCGTCGCCAGCAGGTGTCCCAGTCGGTCTACGCCCCTCCATTGCCCTCGATTGGATCCACACTGCTCCAGCGCTCCCGCTCCATTTCCACGGATGATCTCAGCAACGACTGGGAGCGAGAGGATCCCGCCGAACAGCCGGTGGGTGAGTGGCGCAGGGTCAGCAAACTGCGTCGCTCCTTTCAGTCGCAGGATCACTACAAGACTCCAGCATCCTCCGTCCGACCACGACCCCTCGATTTGCCGAGTAATTCGGTGAGCGTGGCCCGGCTGCGGGCGGAACTGGAGAACGGACGTCGCCTGCACACGGCCATGCGGAACAATCACGTGGATCTGGCCGCTCTGGACAACATATTGAACACGCCCTCGACCAAGTCCACTGTGGCAAAGAGGAACACCTTCCTCACCGCCGAATCCCTGCAGGAGATACGCGGCAAGCTGAAGAAGCTCTCGGACGAGAGTCTCTACAAAGAGGACTTCCTGGCCTATCACCAAAAGAAGCCAGTGGTGGTGCGTGAGATTAGCGTGGAGAAGATAGATCCCACACCGCCCACTCAATCCACGCTCTCGGCCTTTCGACCCGTCCACAATACCCACAGCTTGGAGTCACGCCAGCGGCAGAAGGACACCAGTTCCAGCGAGTGGCATCTGCGGCGCAAGTCGTACGGCTTCGAGAAGATGTCGCCGCCGGAGGATAAGAGCATCTTCCGGGTGGACGCCTCCACGGACAGTGGCCTAGGCCGTTCCGGTGAGCAACTGGGCAACTGGTCGCCCACCGAAAGGGAGCGGGAGAGGAACGAGAAGAATGCCGCTGCGGCACAACAGCAGAATGGCGTTGGCACAATTGTGCATTTTGGCCGTTCCGGGAAACCCCACATCCCGTCCTCCAGCCCCACAGAGGGGGAGCTGAGTAAACGCCATTCGATTGCCGTGGAGGAAACCTGGCGTGATGTGCGCAAAACCTCGCAGGTTCATGTGAATGGAGGCACTGCCGTTGCCAGCACCTCCTCCTcccacaccaccaccaccagcagtcACCTGGGCAAAGGTAGCGCCCAGAAGCGTGTGGAGTTCTGCAAGACGGAGGTGCACTTTGCCGCCGAATCGGGTCGCGTTAATATCGTGGAGACCGACGGCAAGCCGCCGCCAACGCAAAACTTTCGCCGACGCCGCCGctccaacaccaccaccaccaccaccaccagtggTCCGCTGCAGAGTCTGGTTAAGTCGGCCAGTGTCGTCGGCGGAGGAGGGAgctccagcaccagcagcagcagcactccGAGCAGCGAGGTGACCCACTTTGGCGACGACTCACAGCGCCGCAAGACGATAGCCACCAGCACAGTGGCCTACCGAGCCACGCTCATGGATCCGCCGGAGGTGGTTAGCCAGCCG ATTTccaatagcagcagcagcagtcaaGTGACGGTGACCACGGTGGCCAAGCCGGTGCACGAACCACGATACAGCCTGATGGAGTCCACGTCGCGGAACAGCTACACCTCCACCAGTGGTGTGGACACCACGGACAACGAGACGGACGAGCTGTCTAACATTCGGGGCATCCTGAAGAACAAGCCTGTCAAGCCGAAGCCCTATCACCTGGGCGAGAACATAGAGAGTGCCGACGTCCTTTGGAGTGTTCCAGCGATGAAGGCGGATCGGGAGAGTCCTTCGGCAAGGGATAGTG GAATCACCAGTGATTCACCCATTAGTCCCAAGTCGGTGGCCGAAAGGATTCGCATCGTGgagcagcgccagcagcagcagcaatcctCGCCAGCTGGCAATGGGTACTCGACCAAGATCAATGTGAGCCTGGGATCCGAGGATTGGGCTGCTGAGTCAG GCACCGCAATGCATCACCATGCCAGCTCGAAATACCGCCAACTCCGACGACCCAGTGCCCAGGAGCTGTTGCTGGAGGATCTGCGCCAGCATCAGCGCATCCTGGACGAGGGCCTGAAGTCCACGTCGCTGATTATGAGGACCATGCGATCGGCCAGTGAATTCGATGAGGCCATGCGTCGCCTGAGCATAGCTTCGATTGAGTCCGCCTTGGTTCAGCCCACGATAGTGGTTCCCACGCCCATGCTGCGATCGCACAGTTACCAGGAGGAGGGCTCCTACTCCTCCTCGCGCCGTCCCTCCACCATATCCACCACCTCCATTACGAGCAGCGATCTCTTTGGCAGCGCGTTGTACGATTCCCTGCCCCGCACTCCGTTGGCTCCACCGCGTCTGAAACTCCTCGGAAACACCCAAATCCCGGTGAGCCAACAGTTGACTCAACTGCGCCGGCTCTACGATGCCGCCGAGCAGGATCAGGAAGACAGTGCCGATGAGGAGGTGAAGCGGTACTTCCGGGACAGCAACAGTGACAGTGGTGGAGGCACCCAGGCCAGTTCCTCACCGGATCAGCAGCCAACAGAGACGTTCAGGGGCAGCGAGTACTCCAGCAGCTGGAGTCGCCTCAAGGCCAAGCGAACCATCTGGAAGATCGAGGCACAGGATCAGATGCTGAAGAGAGCAG ACCTTCCCAAGTCGAATGTGATGAACATAGCGCTCCATGCTCCCCAAATCGAGAAACCTAAGGCTACACCGCCCACTCTACGAATCGGCCAACTGATCCCAGTGGCCAAGCCAAGAACCCTCTTTATTCAGCCGCAAATCCAAGCGCAGACTATCATGGACAATGCCGATGAATCCGGCAGCGAGTCCTTGAAGATTGTGAAGGAGGCACGCGGTGCCCGCAAGTTGCGTGAGCACGAACTCTCCTACTTTGGAgtgcagcagaagcagcaacagcaaacgaAGCTCTCCACAACGACCACGACCAATCCCAGAAGGACACTGCCCAGTCGCAGCAAAGTGAGCCACAATGATGAGCTGAAGGCAAACACCACGACCACGACCAAGTGGCAACTGCTCAACGATCGACCCGACCTGCTGAGGCACAGCAGTCCCCAACATAACGACAACGACTACAACcacgacgatgatgatgatctggatgaggacgaggagcaCTGTTACGAGAACATTGCCACCGAACTGACCACCACCTTCAGGGTCAAGTCACCAGTCCACTCGCCGGAGAGATCCCGATCGCCGGGCAGCTATGAGCGAAAGGCCGACCTGCAGAGGGACGCCCAGATCCTAAGCGAAATGACCCGCAACGCTGATCAGACTTTGAAG GCTCTCTCCGACGAGGCAGCCATCAAGGATCAGCGGCGCAGATCCTGTTCCCTGCAGCGGCGCAGCGCCAAACCATTGGAGACCATTGACGAGAAGGTGAAGGTGTACCCGCAATCGATGGGTGTGGCCCGCGGCACCTTCGCCTCCGAGGCGCGTCGCAACTCCAGGCAGTCGACTCCTTCGCCGACGCGGGCTCGCAGCTCGTCGCAGTCCTCCATCGAGTGCTGTCCACGTGACCGTTCGCGCTCCAGTTCGCGGGAGTCCATGACCCACGGCGGCGGCTCCTCCGACGACCAGGTGGCCACCAAGCAGCGCGCCGAGCGTCTGCGCTTGCGTACTCCGAAGAGGGAGAAGTCGCGCCACGAGCCAATCGAAGTTCGAGTCCATCGGACCAGCAGCAAGCCAAGGAGCAGTTCCAGTGCCACCGGCGCAGGATCATCTTCGCTGGAGTCCAAGCGCAGCTCCCATCACAGTCGCCACAGCCGCGAGGTGGATCAATCCGCTGAGTCGAAGACCTCGTCTTCCAGTCGCTTGATAAGATCCTCCCGGGTGGCGGATGAAAGTCGCTCCCGGCCGAGCAGCCATCGGGATCGGGAAAAGGAACGCGATCGGGAACGCTCTCGTGGCAGCGAGAAACATCGCGATGAACTCACGCGCTCCAGGG GTCACTCCAGTCGCTCTAGGCACAGTGAGCACCCGTCGTCGGGAACCCGGGAGAGCAGTCGGCCAAGTAAGACGAGATCGAGTCGCAGTAGCCATGACTCGGCAACGATACACAAAAAGTCGACCACGAGCACAACAGCCAGTTCGAAAGCATCGAAAACCACAGCGCATAAaccatctgcatctgcatcagccagcaccaccacagCACCACCCACGCACCACCACGAACTGAC
- the LOC6527798 gene encoding pneumococcal serine-rich repeat protein isoform X1: MEVATTNNHSQSHHHHNHHHHLQPTAAVGGAGGSRSPFQREVREWQRIDPNTGALFSGRLEADRWINGPLNSYGKISDSQNISQPNGTQHTQRKQLEVLKARTANGAMQVIRTQTVQKSSSSWSSSTSTTTTSTTHHHHNHRTSQSNGHDPPPKSTILLSPISSQGVDICELSDDCSLSGSDAGIVHTPSASTSAATSASASASASALSQELIDDHVDFVVINGEASDKEDAADEPLHKGCHNLLPDTAPSLKLSNLMKSSSSISSQSSNNSNLTTAAQAASNTHRSAGKISLHAIVGPESSSSSSSPASSAVWAKQADLYGQLPSGVGGSGGAGGAGGADVAVAPPTQRRDLESFRHYNDDDGDDDDLRLTARHQRRQQVSQSVYAPPLPSIGSTLLQRSRSISTDDLSNDWEREDPAEQPVGEWRRVSKLRRSFQSQDHYKTPASSVRPRPLDLPSNSVSVARLRAELENGRRLHTAMRNNHVDLAALDNILNTPSTKSTVAKRNTFLTAESLQEIRGKLKKLSDESLYKEDFLAYHQKKPVVVREISVEKIDPTPPTQSTLSAFRPVHNTHSLESRQRQKDTSSSEWHLRRKSYGFEKMSPPEDKSIFRVDASTDSGLGRSGEQLGNWSPTERERERNEKNAAAAQQQNGVGTIVHFGRSGKPHIPSSSPTEGELSKRHSIAVEETWRDVRKTSQVHVNGGTAVASTSSSHTTTTSSHLGKGSAQKRVEFCKTEVHFAAESGRVNIVETDGKPPPTQNFRRRRRSNTTTTTTTSGPLQSLVKSASVVGGGGSSSTSSSSTPSSEVTHFGDDSQRRKTIATSTVAYRATLMDPPEVVSQPISNSSSSSQVTVTTVAKPVHEPRYSLMESTSRNSYTSTSGVDTTDNETDELSNIRGILKNKPVKPKPYHLGENIESADVLWSVPAMKADRESPSARDSGITSDSPISPKSVAERIRIVEQRQQQQQSSPAGNGYSTKINVSLGSEDWAAESGTAMHHHASSKYRQLRRPSAQELLLEDLRQHQRILDEGLKSTSLIMRTMRSASEFDEAMRRLSIASIESALVQPTIVVPTPMLRSHSYQEEGSYSSSRRPSTISTTSITSSDLFGSALYDSLPRTPLAPPRLKLLGNTQIPVSQQLTQLRRLYDAAEQDQEDSADEEVKRYFRDSNSDSGGGTQASSSPDQQPTETFRGSEYSSSWSRLKAKRTIWKIEAQDQMLKRADLPKSNVMNIALHAPQIEKPKATPPTLRIGQLIPVAKPRTLFIQPQIQAQTIMDNADESGSESLKIVKEARGARKLREHELSYFGVQQKQQQQTKLSTTTTTNPRRTLPSRSKVSHNDELKANTTTTTKWQLLNDRPDLLRHSSPQHNDNDYNHDDDDDLDEDEEHCYENIATELTTTFRVKSPVHSPERSRSPGSYERKADLQRDAQILSEMTRNADQTLKALSDEAAIKDQRRRSCSLQRRSAKPLETIDEKVKVYPQSMGVARGTFASEARRNSRQSTPSPTRARSSSQSSIECCPRDRSRSSSRESMTHGGGSSDDQVATKQRAERLRLRTPKREKSRHEPIEVRVHRTSSKPRSSSSATGAGSSSLESKRSSHHSRHSREVDQSAESKTSSSSRLIRSSRVADESRSRPSSHRDREKERDRERSRGSEKHRDELTRSRGHSSRSRHSEHPSSGTRESSRPSKTRSSRSSHDSATIHKKSTTSTTASSKASKTTAHKPSASASASTTTAPPTHHHELTYVYVTNLAPTETSEESPGQHSAEYAAEPAKEADYASIDEVESVTKAPQPPQPPQPPPRSKRKRSLIPVPVNPPASYEYRTKLQMIPPSYSNQSTLRCRSVARKKPALKATQSTSSSFAFLPYLPAKRNSSVSHVYDNYLLYATSEELGKADKADKLRPYQNNLSNEHAQLFGASAAGALPREGRGRLGGWPKRLKMRQVRSSVSTHQPFGICTCS, translated from the exons ATGGAAGTGGCCACAACAAACAATCACAGTCAGAGCCATCATCATCacaatcatcatcatcatctgcaGCCGACGGCGGCTGTCGGAGGAGCGGGGGGCTCCCGGTCCCCCTTCCAGAGGGAGGTGCGTGAATGGCAACGCATCGATCCCAATACCGGAGCCCTTTTCAGCGGACGCTTGGAGGCAGACCGCTGGATAAACGGACCGCTGAACAGCTACGGCAAG ATATCCGACTCCCAAAACATCTCACAGCCGAATGGCACACAGCACACGCAGCGCAAACAGTTGGAGGTGCTGAAGGCCCGCACCGCCAACGGCGCCATGCAGGTGATCCGCACCCAGACGGTGCAAAAGAGCTCGTCCTCGTGGTCCTCCTCCacatccaccaccaccacatccaccacccaccaccaccacaaccaccgcACGAGTCAGAGTAATGGCCACGATCCACCTCCAAAGTCCACTATCCTCCTATCCCCCATCAGCAGCCAGGGTGTTGACATCTGCGAGCTTAGCGACGATTGCAGTCTCAGTGGCAGCGATGCTGGCATTGTTCATACtccatccgcatccacatccgcgGCCACATCCGCCTCTGCCTCCGCGTCCGCATCCGCACTCAGCCAGGAGCTAATCGACGATCATGTTGATTTTGTTGTGATTAATGGCGAGGCGAGCGATAAAGAGGACGCTGCCGACGAGCCTTTGCACAAAGGCTGCCACAATTTGTTACCCGATACGGCTCCCAGTCTGAAATTAAGCAATCTAATG AAAAGCAGCTCGAGCATTTCCAGccagagcagcaacaattCGAACCTAACAACTGCAGCGCAAGCGGCGAGCAACACCCACAGAAGTGCGGGCAAAATAAGCCTACATGCAATTGTGGGACCagaatcatcatcatcatcatcatcgccagcATCGTCAGCGGTTTGGGCCAAGCAGGCTGACTTATATGGCCAGCTACCAAGTGGCGTGGGCGGTTCTGGCggagctggtggtgctggtggtgctgacGTAGCTGTTGCCCCGCCAACGCAGCGTCGTGATTTGGAAAGTTTCCGGCATTATAACGATGACGacggcgacgacgacgatcTGCG ACTCACCGCTCGCCATCAGCGTCGCCAGCAGGTGTCCCAGTCGGTCTACGCCCCTCCATTGCCCTCGATTGGATCCACACTGCTCCAGCGCTCCCGCTCCATTTCCACGGATGATCTCAGCAACGACTGGGAGCGAGAGGATCCCGCCGAACAGCCGGTGGGTGAGTGGCGCAGGGTCAGCAAACTGCGTCGCTCCTTTCAGTCGCAGGATCACTACAAGACTCCAGCATCCTCCGTCCGACCACGACCCCTCGATTTGCCGAGTAATTCGGTGAGCGTGGCCCGGCTGCGGGCGGAACTGGAGAACGGACGTCGCCTGCACACGGCCATGCGGAACAATCACGTGGATCTGGCCGCTCTGGACAACATATTGAACACGCCCTCGACCAAGTCCACTGTGGCAAAGAGGAACACCTTCCTCACCGCCGAATCCCTGCAGGAGATACGCGGCAAGCTGAAGAAGCTCTCGGACGAGAGTCTCTACAAAGAGGACTTCCTGGCCTATCACCAAAAGAAGCCAGTGGTGGTGCGTGAGATTAGCGTGGAGAAGATAGATCCCACACCGCCCACTCAATCCACGCTCTCGGCCTTTCGACCCGTCCACAATACCCACAGCTTGGAGTCACGCCAGCGGCAGAAGGACACCAGTTCCAGCGAGTGGCATCTGCGGCGCAAGTCGTACGGCTTCGAGAAGATGTCGCCGCCGGAGGATAAGAGCATCTTCCGGGTGGACGCCTCCACGGACAGTGGCCTAGGCCGTTCCGGTGAGCAACTGGGCAACTGGTCGCCCACCGAAAGGGAGCGGGAGAGGAACGAGAAGAATGCCGCTGCGGCACAACAGCAGAATGGCGTTGGCACAATTGTGCATTTTGGCCGTTCCGGGAAACCCCACATCCCGTCCTCCAGCCCCACAGAGGGGGAGCTGAGTAAACGCCATTCGATTGCCGTGGAGGAAACCTGGCGTGATGTGCGCAAAACCTCGCAGGTTCATGTGAATGGAGGCACTGCCGTTGCCAGCACCTCCTCCTcccacaccaccaccaccagcagtcACCTGGGCAAAGGTAGCGCCCAGAAGCGTGTGGAGTTCTGCAAGACGGAGGTGCACTTTGCCGCCGAATCGGGTCGCGTTAATATCGTGGAGACCGACGGCAAGCCGCCGCCAACGCAAAACTTTCGCCGACGCCGCCGctccaacaccaccaccaccaccaccaccagtggTCCGCTGCAGAGTCTGGTTAAGTCGGCCAGTGTCGTCGGCGGAGGAGGGAgctccagcaccagcagcagcagcactccGAGCAGCGAGGTGACCCACTTTGGCGACGACTCACAGCGCCGCAAGACGATAGCCACCAGCACAGTGGCCTACCGAGCCACGCTCATGGATCCGCCGGAGGTGGTTAGCCAGCCG ATTTccaatagcagcagcagcagtcaaGTGACGGTGACCACGGTGGCCAAGCCGGTGCACGAACCACGATACAGCCTGATGGAGTCCACGTCGCGGAACAGCTACACCTCCACCAGTGGTGTGGACACCACGGACAACGAGACGGACGAGCTGTCTAACATTCGGGGCATCCTGAAGAACAAGCCTGTCAAGCCGAAGCCCTATCACCTGGGCGAGAACATAGAGAGTGCCGACGTCCTTTGGAGTGTTCCAGCGATGAAGGCGGATCGGGAGAGTCCTTCGGCAAGGGATAGTG GAATCACCAGTGATTCACCCATTAGTCCCAAGTCGGTGGCCGAAAGGATTCGCATCGTGgagcagcgccagcagcagcagcaatcctCGCCAGCTGGCAATGGGTACTCGACCAAGATCAATGTGAGCCTGGGATCCGAGGATTGGGCTGCTGAGTCAG GCACCGCAATGCATCACCATGCCAGCTCGAAATACCGCCAACTCCGACGACCCAGTGCCCAGGAGCTGTTGCTGGAGGATCTGCGCCAGCATCAGCGCATCCTGGACGAGGGCCTGAAGTCCACGTCGCTGATTATGAGGACCATGCGATCGGCCAGTGAATTCGATGAGGCCATGCGTCGCCTGAGCATAGCTTCGATTGAGTCCGCCTTGGTTCAGCCCACGATAGTGGTTCCCACGCCCATGCTGCGATCGCACAGTTACCAGGAGGAGGGCTCCTACTCCTCCTCGCGCCGTCCCTCCACCATATCCACCACCTCCATTACGAGCAGCGATCTCTTTGGCAGCGCGTTGTACGATTCCCTGCCCCGCACTCCGTTGGCTCCACCGCGTCTGAAACTCCTCGGAAACACCCAAATCCCGGTGAGCCAACAGTTGACTCAACTGCGCCGGCTCTACGATGCCGCCGAGCAGGATCAGGAAGACAGTGCCGATGAGGAGGTGAAGCGGTACTTCCGGGACAGCAACAGTGACAGTGGTGGAGGCACCCAGGCCAGTTCCTCACCGGATCAGCAGCCAACAGAGACGTTCAGGGGCAGCGAGTACTCCAGCAGCTGGAGTCGCCTCAAGGCCAAGCGAACCATCTGGAAGATCGAGGCACAGGATCAGATGCTGAAGAGAGCAG ACCTTCCCAAGTCGAATGTGATGAACATAGCGCTCCATGCTCCCCAAATCGAGAAACCTAAGGCTACACCGCCCACTCTACGAATCGGCCAACTGATCCCAGTGGCCAAGCCAAGAACCCTCTTTATTCAGCCGCAAATCCAAGCGCAGACTATCATGGACAATGCCGATGAATCCGGCAGCGAGTCCTTGAAGATTGTGAAGGAGGCACGCGGTGCCCGCAAGTTGCGTGAGCACGAACTCTCCTACTTTGGAgtgcagcagaagcagcaacagcaaacgaAGCTCTCCACAACGACCACGACCAATCCCAGAAGGACACTGCCCAGTCGCAGCAAAGTGAGCCACAATGATGAGCTGAAGGCAAACACCACGACCACGACCAAGTGGCAACTGCTCAACGATCGACCCGACCTGCTGAGGCACAGCAGTCCCCAACATAACGACAACGACTACAACcacgacgatgatgatgatctggatgaggacgaggagcaCTGTTACGAGAACATTGCCACCGAACTGACCACCACCTTCAGGGTCAAGTCACCAGTCCACTCGCCGGAGAGATCCCGATCGCCGGGCAGCTATGAGCGAAAGGCCGACCTGCAGAGGGACGCCCAGATCCTAAGCGAAATGACCCGCAACGCTGATCAGACTTTGAAG GCTCTCTCCGACGAGGCAGCCATCAAGGATCAGCGGCGCAGATCCTGTTCCCTGCAGCGGCGCAGCGCCAAACCATTGGAGACCATTGACGAGAAGGTGAAGGTGTACCCGCAATCGATGGGTGTGGCCCGCGGCACCTTCGCCTCCGAGGCGCGTCGCAACTCCAGGCAGTCGACTCCTTCGCCGACGCGGGCTCGCAGCTCGTCGCAGTCCTCCATCGAGTGCTGTCCACGTGACCGTTCGCGCTCCAGTTCGCGGGAGTCCATGACCCACGGCGGCGGCTCCTCCGACGACCAGGTGGCCACCAAGCAGCGCGCCGAGCGTCTGCGCTTGCGTACTCCGAAGAGGGAGAAGTCGCGCCACGAGCCAATCGAAGTTCGAGTCCATCGGACCAGCAGCAAGCCAAGGAGCAGTTCCAGTGCCACCGGCGCAGGATCATCTTCGCTGGAGTCCAAGCGCAGCTCCCATCACAGTCGCCACAGCCGCGAGGTGGATCAATCCGCTGAGTCGAAGACCTCGTCTTCCAGTCGCTTGATAAGATCCTCCCGGGTGGCGGATGAAAGTCGCTCCCGGCCGAGCAGCCATCGGGATCGGGAAAAGGAACGCGATCGGGAACGCTCTCGTGGCAGCGAGAAACATCGCGATGAACTCACGCGCTCCAGGG GTCACTCCAGTCGCTCTAGGCACAGTGAGCACCCGTCGTCGGGAACCCGGGAGAGCAGTCGGCCAAGTAAGACGAGATCGAGTCGCAGTAGCCATGACTCGGCAACGATACACAAAAAGTCGACCACGAGCACAACAGCCAGTTCGAAAGCATCGAAAACCACAGCGCATAAaccatctgcatctgcatcagccagcaccaccacagCACCACCCACGCACCACCACGAACTGACGTACGTATACGTAACGAATTTAGCCCCTACCGAAACCAGCGAGGAGTCACCCGGACAGCATAGTGCCGAATACGCCGCAGAGCCCGCCAAAGAGGCGGACTACGCGAGCATTGATGAGGTGGAGTCGGTGACGAAAGCACCGCAGCCACCACAGCCACCACAGCCACCGCCGCGCAGCAAACGAAAGAGATCCCTGATCCCAGTGCCAGTGAATCCGCCCGCCAGCTATGAGTACCGCACCAAGCTGCAGATGATACCGCCCAGCTACTCGAATCAGTCCACCCTGCGGTGTCGCAGTGTGGCCCGCAAGAAACCCGCCCTGAAGGCCACCCAATCGACCAGCTCCAGCTTCGCCTTTCTGCCCTACTTGCCGGCCAAGCGGAACTCCAGTGTTAGCCATGTCTACGACAACTATCTGCTCTATGCCACCAGCGAAGAGCTGGGCAAGGCGGACAAAGCGGACAAGCTGCGTCCTTACCAAAACAATCTGAGCAATGAGCATGCGCAGCTTTTTGGTGCTTCAGCGGCGGGGGCGTTGCCTCGcgaggggcgtggccggcTGGGCGGCTGGCCAAAGAGGCTGAAAATGCGGCAAGTGCGCAGCAGTGTGTCCACACACCAGCCGTTCGGCATCTGCACATGTTCATAG